A genomic segment from Aegilops tauschii subsp. strangulata cultivar AL8/78 chromosome 1, Aet v6.0, whole genome shotgun sequence encodes:
- the LOC141028113 gene encoding uncharacterized protein, which translates to MVHWPFLWEVLLRKGFDDRWVTRVMQLVSCGRTTVNINGEIGPYFPTLCGVRQGDPFSPFLLNMVVDALAIILDKAKVAGHIRDVGALNFNKSEVMILGYSMAEAQAIADRLNCRLGSFPTTYLGIPISDSCLIVADLRPTVTRMQHRVEPWKGRWLSKAARVILINSSLAGLLWFLMSFYSLHEMLHQEIAKYQSRFFWAGEGDKQKYHMAVIQLLPVLLIGTSISVGTGSSTLFWFDRWISDLPLAARFPELFAIAVDPPVSV; encoded by the exons ATGGTCCACTGGCCTTTCTTGTGGGAAGTGCTGCTCCGCAAGGGCTTTGACGACCGGTGGGTGACCAGAGTTATGCAGCTCGTCTCCTGCGGTCGGACCACTGTGAACATTAACGGTGAGATCGGCCCCTACTTCCCCACCCTTTGTGGGGTCCGTCAGGGTGACCCGTTCTCGCCATTCCTGTTGAACATGGTGGTTGATGCCCTTGCCATCATCCTTGATAAGGCCAAAGTTGCTGGCCATATTCGCG ATGTCGGGGCTCTCAACTTCAATAAGAGCGAAGTGATGATTCTTGGGTACTCTATGGCTGAAGCCCAGGCTATAGCGGACCGACTGAACTGTCGGTTGGGTTCTTTCCCCACGACCTACCTGGGGATCCCCATTAGTGACTCGTGCCTCATCGTGGCTGACCTTCGCCCCACGGTGACCCGGATGCAACATCGGGTTGAGCCCTGGAAAGGGCGCTGGCTGTCGAAGGCCGCTCGCGTGATCCTCATCAACTCCTCGCTTGCGGGCCTTCTTTGGTTCCTCATGAGCTTCTATAGCCTGCATGAGATGCTCCATCAGGAAATTGCGAAGTACCAATCCAGATTCTTCTGGGCTGGTGAGGGTGATAAGCAGAAGTACCATATG GCCGTCATCCAGCTGCTTCCTGTGCTCCTCATCGGCACGTCCATCTCAGTTGGCACTGGGTCCTCGACCCTATTCTGGTTTGATCGGTGGATCAGCGACCTACCCCTGGCCGCGAGATTTCCAGAGCTCTTTGCCATTGCGGTGGACCCTCCGGTATCTGTCTAG